One genomic region from Spirulina subsalsa PCC 9445 encodes:
- a CDS encoding efflux RND transporter periplasmic adaptor subunit, giving the protein MNTTSMIGSMFALSLIFGTPTLTLAHVGHGDEFQAEGGIDRVPVKPETDSLLGINVTPIAPAADGSYRVLVPMTALVDADGKQLAFVLYGNFYEPVPVQIGTAEGEWVEVTEGLSVGEQLVTQGSLSLYAESRKTQTAATAPSPETATTPPDEVHAQAEAQGIPQEQDVEGNLAETTSNNFPMGTLATVGGGVLLLCGGIFFWTGSRRNKNLFSDK; this is encoded by the coding sequence ATGAACACAACTTCTATGATTGGCTCAATGTTCGCTCTGAGCTTAATTTTCGGCACACCCACCCTAACCTTAGCCCATGTAGGACATGGGGATGAGTTTCAGGCTGAAGGCGGCATTGATCGGGTTCCTGTCAAGCCAGAAACCGATTCCCTCCTAGGGATTAATGTTACCCCCATTGCTCCGGCGGCGGATGGGAGTTACCGCGTTCTTGTTCCCATGACCGCCCTAGTCGATGCCGATGGGAAACAGTTAGCCTTTGTCTTGTATGGTAATTTTTATGAGCCAGTTCCCGTGCAAATCGGAACAGCAGAAGGGGAATGGGTCGAAGTAACCGAAGGGTTATCCGTTGGGGAACAACTGGTTACCCAGGGTAGTTTGTCCCTCTATGCTGAATCTCGCAAAACCCAAACAGCAGCAACTGCACCCAGTCCAGAAACCGCCACCACTCCCCCCGATGAAGTTCATGCTCAAGCGGAAGCTCAAGGTATCCCACAGGAACAGGATGTTGAGGGTAATCTGGCGGAAACCACAAGCAATAACTTTCCGATGGGAACTTTAGCTACCGTTGGGGGAGGAGTTTTGCTCCTCTGCGGTGGGATTTTCTTCTGGACAGGGAGTCGTCGGAACAAAAATCTCTTTTCCGACAAATAA
- the rppA gene encoding two-component system response regulator RppA, protein MRILLVEDEAELGLAIKQVLVNEKYIVDWVADGIQAWHCLDSQWTDYTVAIIDWLLPRLSGLELCQRIRSHQNPLPILMLTALGQPENRITGLDAGADDYLVKPFVMAELLARLRALQRRSPTLQPQTLTVGAFMLDYANNTICNRLTQPPKNIPLTVKEFQIFAYLMQNPDRIIPGSKIRYQLWDLEEEPISNVVAAQMRLLRRKLASYDCGCPIETIRGQGYRFNTSPR, encoded by the coding sequence ATGCGAATCCTGTTAGTCGAAGATGAAGCGGAATTAGGATTGGCCATTAAGCAAGTTCTGGTCAATGAGAAATATATTGTCGATTGGGTAGCCGATGGGATTCAGGCTTGGCATTGTTTAGACAGTCAATGGACAGATTACACGGTGGCGATTATTGATTGGTTATTGCCTCGATTGTCGGGTTTGGAGTTATGCCAACGCATCCGCTCTCACCAGAACCCCCTACCGATTTTGATGTTAACGGCTCTGGGACAACCGGAAAATCGAATTACTGGACTTGATGCGGGGGCTGATGATTATTTAGTGAAGCCTTTTGTGATGGCGGAATTATTGGCTCGTTTACGCGCTCTCCAAAGGCGATCGCCCACCCTCCAACCCCAAACCCTGACTGTAGGCGCATTTATGCTAGATTACGCCAACAATACCATCTGTAATCGACTCACCCAACCCCCAAAAAACATTCCCTTAACGGTCAAGGAATTTCAGATTTTTGCTTATTTAATGCAAAATCCCGATCGCATTATTCCGGGGAGTAAAATCCGCTATCAACTGTGGGATTTAGAGGAGGAACCCATCAGTAATGTGGTGGCGGCGCAAATGCGCTTATTGCGGCGCAAATTAGCCAGTTATGACTGCGGGTGTCCCATTGAAACCATCCGAGGTCAGGGTTATCGTTTTAATACCTCCCCGCGATGA
- the rppB gene encoding two-component system sensor histidine kinase RppB codes for MNSYQLFRHSRIRLALWYALVMGGILGLSGFGVYRSLIQSNWTAMEREMESIAGTLHDSLEPMLPQSGEPTGILRQIFPDLCLQGQPCNHHPTLIQRHTIGISDRSTYYIRVFNHRGQLLAFSPNHPLPLPQTLNPTPWQTFRSARGTRYHQFTTILHSGKVNPQTPMHLDSSWGYIQIGRTLATFDAEVNRMRWILGLGFPLALGLVVVAGWWLSGLAMGPIYQSYQQQQQFTANAAHELRSPLATLLATIEAILRVPPSNPQQMQAMLQTLERQGRRLSHLIADLLFLSTLEHQSSSQAFEPCCLNDLIYDLTEEYAEFATLAKINLMQEVPAEEIYVLGNESQLYRLVSNLIANAIQYTLKSGEVVVSLMVRDRTALITVQDTGIGIAPAEQTRIFERFYRVDSDRSRQTGGTGLGLAMAQAIAYRHQASLTVKSELGKGSIFTLQFPCINKTPYNIDNCLRFTNYGSTLNQFGCAARDGHCRDDSCQ; via the coding sequence ATGAATAGCTATCAACTGTTTCGCCATAGCAGAATCCGTCTGGCGCTTTGGTATGCGTTAGTGATGGGTGGGATTTTGGGCTTATCGGGGTTTGGGGTGTATCGCTCTCTGATTCAGTCGAATTGGACAGCGATGGAACGGGAAATGGAATCAATCGCCGGGACACTTCATGATAGCTTAGAACCCATGCTCCCTCAATCGGGAGAGCCAACAGGTATCCTACGACAAATTTTTCCCGATTTATGCCTACAAGGACAACCTTGTAACCATCACCCCACCTTAATTCAGCGTCATACTATTGGCATTAGCGATCGCAGTACCTACTATATCCGGGTGTTCAATCATCGCGGTCAACTTTTAGCCTTTTCCCCAAATCACCCTCTCCCCTTACCCCAAACCCTAAACCCCACACCTTGGCAAACCTTTCGCAGTGCGAGAGGGACGCGCTACCATCAATTCACTACCATTCTCCACAGTGGCAAGGTTAATCCTCAAACGCCAATGCACTTAGATTCCTCTTGGGGATATATCCAAATTGGACGCACTTTAGCGACGTTTGATGCAGAAGTTAATCGAATGAGGTGGATTTTAGGTTTAGGGTTTCCCTTGGCGTTAGGTTTAGTCGTGGTGGCTGGTTGGTGGCTTTCTGGATTAGCGATGGGGCCTATTTACCAATCCTATCAACAGCAACAACAGTTTACCGCCAATGCTGCCCATGAACTGCGCTCTCCCCTCGCGACTCTTTTAGCAACTATTGAGGCTATTTTACGGGTTCCCCCATCAAATCCCCAGCAAATGCAGGCGATGCTACAAACCCTTGAACGACAGGGACGACGTTTAAGCCATTTAATTGCTGATTTACTGTTTCTTAGTACCTTGGAACATCAGTCTTCAAGCCAAGCCTTTGAACCCTGTTGTTTAAATGATTTAATTTATGATTTAACCGAGGAATATGCAGAATTTGCAACTTTGGCGAAAATTAATCTAATGCAAGAAGTTCCTGCTGAGGAAATTTATGTGTTAGGTAATGAATCTCAGCTTTATCGTTTGGTGTCGAATTTAATTGCTAATGCTATCCAGTATACCCTTAAATCTGGGGAAGTGGTTGTAAGTTTAATGGTACGCGATCGCACGGCTTTGATTACAGTCCAAGATACAGGAATTGGCATTGCTCCGGCTGAACAAACTCGAATTTTTGAGCGATTTTATCGGGTGGATAGCGATCGCTCTCGCCAAACTGGGGGAACGGGATTAGGACTAGCCATGGCACAGGCGATCGCCTATCGTCATCAAGCATCTCTGACGGTTAAAAGTGAACTAGGAAAAGGGAGTATATTCACCCTGCAATTCCCTTGTATCAACAAAACCCCATACAATATCGACAACTGTTTACGGTTCACTAATTATGGGTCAACGCTTAACCAGTTTGGATGTGCTGCGCGGGATGGCCATTGCCGGGATGATTCTTGCCAATAA
- a CDS encoding acyltransferase family protein: MGQRLTSLDVLRGMAIAGMILANNPGSWSFVYPPLLHAEWHGFTPTDWVFPAFLFISGTAMAFSFAKYQNPPSEIPPFQRGARGDNSPQSPTSSVYWQLGRRCLVLFLLGLFLNGLSIFLTGFPNFDFSQIRILGVLQRISLAYWVGAIAVLNLKRRGLWIFSALVLLGYWAIMTLIPVPGFGAGDLSPEGNVAAYIDRLILTTDHLYLQGQFDPEGLLSTFPAVITLILGYLTGDWLRQQKPPEDPPQILSTASLGLVQFGLMGIVSGALWGVLFPINKQLWTSSYVLYSAGWTLLIFALCYELIEVRNIRRWSFPFQVMGLNALFVFVASGVIVRILHRTKIGTGDDAVSTYAWLYKNLFEPWAGSWNGSLFFAIANLLIWGLILYLMYRQRWFIKL; encoded by the coding sequence ATGGGTCAACGCTTAACCAGTTTGGATGTGCTGCGCGGGATGGCCATTGCCGGGATGATTCTTGCCAATAATCCCGGAAGTTGGTCATTTGTTTATCCTCCCCTCCTCCATGCGGAATGGCACGGTTTCACCCCCACCGATTGGGTGTTTCCGGCCTTTTTATTCATCTCTGGCACCGCAATGGCCTTTTCCTTCGCCAAGTATCAAAACCCCCCCAGCGAGATCCCCCCCTTCCAAAGGGGGGCTAGGGGGGATAATTCCCCACAATCTCCCACCTCGTCGGTTTACTGGCAACTGGGGCGGCGCTGCTTGGTTTTATTCCTGCTGGGCTTATTTCTCAACGGTTTAAGCATCTTTCTGACTGGATTTCCCAACTTTGATTTTAGTCAGATTCGGATTTTGGGCGTATTGCAACGGATTAGTCTAGCTTATTGGGTCGGTGCGATTGCCGTCTTAAACCTGAAACGCCGAGGACTCTGGATTTTCTCCGCCCTCGTCCTGTTAGGATATTGGGCAATCATGACCCTAATTCCCGTCCCCGGTTTCGGGGCGGGGGATCTCTCCCCAGAGGGCAACGTTGCGGCCTATATTGACCGTTTAATCCTCACCACAGACCATCTTTATCTACAGGGGCAATTTGACCCTGAAGGCCTTTTAAGCACCTTCCCGGCTGTGATAACCCTCATTCTGGGCTATTTAACCGGGGATTGGTTACGCCAACAAAAGCCCCCAGAAGATCCCCCCCAAATCCTCTCCACTGCCAGTTTAGGATTAGTGCAGTTTGGGTTAATGGGGATTGTCTCCGGGGCGCTGTGGGGGGTGCTATTCCCCATTAATAAGCAACTGTGGACGAGTTCCTATGTGTTGTATAGTGCCGGGTGGACGTTGTTGATTTTTGCCTTGTGTTACGAGTTGATTGAGGTGCGAAACATCCGGCGCTGGAGTTTCCCCTTTCAGGTGATGGGACTCAATGCGCTGTTTGTTTTTGTGGCCTCCGGGGTGATTGTGCGGATTCTCCACCGGACAAAGATCGGCACGGGGGATGATGCCGTGAGTACCTATGCTTGGCTATATAAGAATCTGTTTGAACCTTGGGCGGGATCTTGGAATGGGTCGCTATTTTTTGCGATCGCCAATCTCCTGATCTGGGGGTTGATTCTTTATCTGATGTACCGTCAACGCTGGTTTATTAAACTGTAG
- a CDS encoding tetratricopeptide repeat protein has translation MTASNPKIQLRILSEADALKVRYNSASGQLILPSSESRDGSTATSHQGSTSERERPQVLRFFECVKYWAGLRENAGLHDQNPPTLHEILKDLNLTEIAHIRWAFYYLQLHQPIESDSPLTQVEGYLEAFDHLCELEAWEEASEVLFWPILRETEERPEELHRLLLMGGYLPEVIHLYQRVLDHLDEGGMVHQVCLQGLGQAYYALQEYDPSITYFQRYLGTVADVPDSSLTTIHLYLGNAYYALGDYENTIGALEQCLDLPLVQVVPEGMEKTLYRLAYAYYQSERYEEAIAQFAKYLAGVQGDEPEALETLYYLGQAYSAIEQYTPAIDYLTRYHNAAPQNPEANAQAWLTLGRAYYAQNAHPETIHALEQYLELVPLLNQTPPHQVFYLLGHAHYALSHYPQSIDALRQYLSQAVQSRDVSKLENSLFYISTAYYTLGDHTNTIRYFQQYLKVTAQTPTPRREKALLCLGEAHYELQQYPETIEILQQYLEQIAQDNESPDLAIPYLQLGTAHYALENYSAAIEYLRHYLSLVETQDNPSNLCATLFALGKAHYFLQDYEPAITYLQQYLTLNGTEPLPKSEQLPNPEWGMTLFYLGTAYFALGDPAATIDYLQQYLTVTGSKIAPMALATTLFDLGQSYFLLQDYSQSVDYLQQYVKLSRPAVQSLLDQYLVLQKKNENPEGGKSETSLPLPPETLKMFKLESWHQLHQGMMTLAEACQRLGDMNRAIRGYQDLLPLTQLFDDPVREGQTLISVGKAYFIIGRYGTAIEYLKRYLVITEALSDWLGKGAALHYLANAYLGLGNHHKALSVGHKALRLCRQMGDRLLESQTLGSLGRTYHATGDYDRAMSLYQQQLNIAREAHDTAAIGAALGNMGWTYCLLGNYTQAIKHLQQYLEVAKEIGDRLAQGETLCHLGESHLHLQEYPPAREYLQEALKVVRAIQTRHWEAEVLKNLAYLSQKTGHLEQAREYCQQAITIATDLELTELQGYQELQKYLQPSFLSGLWEALLGLFQQKVLRSRSVS, from the coding sequence GTGACTGCCTCAAATCCCAAAATCCAACTCCGTATTCTTTCTGAAGCTGATGCCTTAAAAGTGCGTTATAACTCCGCTTCTGGCCAGCTAATTTTACCGAGTTCTGAATCAAGGGATGGGTCTACAGCTACCAGTCATCAAGGGTCTACCTCAGAGAGAGAACGCCCCCAAGTTTTGCGCTTTTTTGAATGTGTAAAATATTGGGCCGGCTTGAGAGAAAATGCAGGGCTTCATGACCAAAACCCGCCGACTCTCCATGAAATCCTCAAGGATTTAAATTTAACGGAAATTGCTCATATTCGTTGGGCGTTTTATTATTTACAACTTCATCAACCGATAGAAAGTGACAGTCCCTTAACTCAAGTTGAAGGCTATTTAGAGGCGTTTGATCATCTCTGTGAGTTGGAAGCTTGGGAAGAAGCCAGCGAGGTTCTCTTTTGGCCGATTTTACGGGAGACAGAGGAGCGCCCGGAAGAGTTACATCGTCTGTTGTTGATGGGGGGCTATTTACCGGAAGTGATTCACCTTTACCAAAGGGTCTTAGACCATTTAGATGAGGGTGGAATGGTGCATCAGGTCTGTTTACAAGGGCTAGGTCAAGCCTATTATGCTCTACAAGAGTATGACCCATCGATCACCTATTTTCAACGCTATTTAGGGACGGTTGCTGATGTTCCCGATAGCTCTTTAACAACGATTCATTTGTATTTAGGGAATGCCTACTATGCCTTGGGGGATTATGAAAACACAATTGGGGCTTTAGAACAGTGTCTGGATTTGCCCTTAGTGCAGGTGGTTCCCGAGGGGATGGAAAAAACCCTCTATCGCTTGGCCTATGCCTACTATCAGAGTGAACGGTATGAGGAGGCGATCGCACAATTTGCAAAATACCTCGCCGGAGTCCAAGGGGACGAGCCAGAAGCCCTCGAAACCCTCTATTATTTAGGTCAGGCCTATAGTGCCATTGAGCAATACACCCCAGCCATTGACTACCTCACCCGCTATCATAACGCCGCCCCCCAAAATCCCGAGGCGAACGCCCAAGCTTGGCTAACCCTCGGCCGCGCCTACTACGCCCAAAATGCCCACCCCGAAACCATTCACGCCCTCGAACAGTATTTAGAACTTGTCCCTCTCCTTAACCAAACCCCGCCCCATCAGGTCTTCTACCTCCTCGGCCATGCCCATTATGCCCTGAGTCACTATCCTCAAAGTATTGATGCCCTGCGCCAATATCTCAGTCAGGCCGTCCAGTCTCGGGATGTTTCCAAGCTAGAAAATAGTCTGTTTTATATCAGCACCGCCTACTATACCCTCGGCGACCATACCAACACCATCCGCTACTTCCAGCAATATCTGAAAGTCACCGCTCAAACCCCCACCCCGCGCCGAGAAAAAGCCCTGCTGTGCCTAGGAGAAGCCCACTACGAACTCCAACAGTACCCCGAAACCATCGAGATACTGCAACAATATCTAGAACAGATTGCACAGGACAACGAAAGTCCAGACTTAGCCATCCCCTACCTACAACTCGGCACCGCCCACTATGCCCTAGAAAACTACTCGGCCGCCATTGAATACTTACGCCACTATCTCTCCTTAGTGGAAACCCAAGACAATCCTAGTAACCTCTGTGCGACCCTCTTCGCCTTGGGGAAAGCCCATTACTTCCTCCAAGATTATGAACCCGCGATTACTTACCTGCAACAGTACCTCACCTTAAATGGAACTGAACCCCTTCCTAAGAGTGAACAGCTTCCTAATCCAGAATGGGGGATGACCTTGTTTTACTTAGGAACCGCTTATTTTGCCCTAGGAGATCCCGCCGCTACCATTGACTATCTACAGCAATATCTCACCGTCACGGGGAGTAAAATTGCCCCGATGGCCTTGGCGACAACCCTTTTTGATCTCGGACAGTCCTATTTTCTGCTGCAAGATTACAGCCAATCGGTGGATTATCTCCAACAGTACGTTAAATTAAGCCGTCCCGCCGTTCAATCCCTGTTAGATCAATATCTCGTCCTCCAGAAAAAAAACGAAAACCCCGAAGGCGGAAAATCGGAGACATCCCTCCCCCTGCCCCCAGAAACCCTGAAAATGTTCAAGCTCGAAAGTTGGCATCAACTCCATCAAGGGATGATGACCTTAGCGGAAGCTTGTCAACGCTTAGGGGATATGAACCGGGCGATTCGCGGTTATCAGGACTTGTTGCCGTTGACTCAACTGTTTGATGATCCGGTGCGGGAAGGTCAAACCTTGATTAGTGTGGGGAAAGCCTACTTTATCATCGGCCGTTATGGGACGGCGATTGAATACTTAAAACGCTATTTAGTTATTACTGAGGCGCTGAGTGATTGGTTAGGGAAAGGAGCCGCCTTACACTACTTAGCCAACGCTTATTTAGGGCTAGGAAACCATCACAAAGCGCTGTCTGTGGGTCATAAAGCCCTGCGTCTGTGCCGACAAATGGGCGATCGCCTCTTAGAAAGCCAAACTCTGGGCAGTTTAGGCCGCACCTACCACGCCACCGGGGACTATGACCGCGCTATGTCCCTCTATCAACAACAGTTAAACATTGCCCGAGAAGCCCATGATACAGCCGCCATCGGAGCCGCCTTGGGCAATATGGGCTGGACTTACTGTTTATTGGGCAACTACACCCAAGCGATTAAGCATCTGCAACAATATTTAGAGGTCGCCAAGGAAATAGGCGATCGCCTAGCCCAAGGCGAAACCCTCTGTCACCTTGGAGAAAGCCATCTCCACCTACAAGAATACCCCCCAGCGCGGGAATACTTGCAAGAAGCCCTCAAAGTCGTCCGCGCCATCCAAACCCGACATTGGGAGGCCGAAGTTCTGAAAAATCTAGCTTACCTGAGTCAAAAAACCGGCCACTTAGAACAAGCGCGGGAGTATTGTCAACAAGCGATTACCATTGCTACTGATTTAGAACTGACAGAACTGCAAGGATATCAGGAGTTACAAAAATATCTACAGCCTTCTTTTTTAAGTGGTTTATGGGAGGCGTTATTAGGTTTATTCCAGCAGAAAGTTTTACGCTCTCGTAGTGTGAGTTAG
- a CDS encoding ATP-binding protein — protein MPSAAKPQKGGILTVTGCEKLEQAIQQANESQNFPPSYGKIAQQAGIPVEVAIQILYRQGKSDLKAIQSLYKAFGVRLQRQDYEVIRTEEEVGRVEPPADCILSPGYEGREGWLERLKVELESNPPVRALTGISGVGKTTLLRHGVQEVGEGFERVVWLDGDRIRFPFPTLLRQVLGEEIALKLPTPAEQIHPLLMALETTPQLVILDGVEAWLNPEQDAFQDPGLQPLLEALLTQTQCPSRVILVSSSPLPISLPQWELDGLDEGALSRLFQAWGIALDDEASQNSLRDMMRVYDGHPLTLKILAGEIRSAPYYGNLRAYWHDYGYDYELALSETPETTDPYPPLIRALERVLQRLGRLAPLAYELLGLGAMNPKGADLRGWQFLIGDFPLSEQEAAILSLKQRFLLEAEINDPQVRYSLHKFLRHVVGLTIPDLKQKGV, from the coding sequence ATGCCGTCAGCCGCAAAACCTCAAAAAGGTGGGATTTTAACTGTAACGGGTTGTGAAAAGTTAGAACAAGCCATCCAACAAGCCAATGAAAGCCAAAACTTCCCCCCCAGTTATGGCAAAATTGCCCAACAAGCCGGGATTCCTGTGGAAGTGGCGATTCAGATTCTCTACCGTCAGGGGAAAAGTGACCTCAAGGCGATTCAATCCCTTTATAAGGCCTTTGGGGTGCGCTTACAACGGCAAGACTATGAGGTAATCCGCACGGAGGAGGAAGTGGGGAGGGTTGAACCCCCTGCCGATTGTATCCTGAGTCCGGGCTATGAGGGGCGAGAGGGGTGGTTAGAACGCCTGAAGGTTGAATTAGAGTCTAACCCTCCTGTTCGTGCCTTGACGGGGATTTCTGGGGTGGGGAAAACGACCTTACTCCGTCATGGGGTGCAGGAGGTGGGGGAGGGGTTTGAGCGGGTGGTTTGGCTAGATGGCGATCGCATTCGTTTCCCCTTTCCCACTCTTTTACGGCAAGTCCTCGGCGAAGAAATCGCCCTCAAACTGCCCACCCCCGCCGAACAAATCCACCCTCTCCTGATGGCACTGGAAACCACCCCCCAGTTAGTGATTTTAGATGGGGTGGAAGCTTGGTTAAATCCGGAACAGGACGCCTTTCAAGATCCCGGATTACAGCCCTTGCTTGAAGCATTACTCACTCAAACCCAATGCCCCTCCCGGGTGATTCTCGTCTCCTCCTCCCCCTTGCCTATATCCCTGCCCCAATGGGAGTTAGACGGCCTTGATGAGGGGGCGTTAAGCCGCTTATTTCAAGCTTGGGGCATTGCCCTAGACGATGAGGCCAGTCAGAATAGTTTACGGGACATGATGCGGGTCTATGACGGTCATCCGTTGACCCTCAAGATTTTAGCCGGAGAAATTCGTTCCGCCCCTTACTACGGCAATCTGCGCGCTTACTGGCATGATTACGGCTACGATTATGAACTAGCCCTCTCGGAAACCCCAGAGACAACAGATCCCTATCCTCCCTTAATCCGGGCGTTAGAGCGGGTTTTGCAACGGTTAGGCCGTCTGGCTCCCTTAGCCTATGAGTTGTTAGGTTTAGGTGCGATGAATCCTAAAGGGGCTGATTTGCGAGGATGGCAGTTTTTGATCGGAGATTTCCCCCTTTCTGAACAAGAAGCCGCCATTTTAAGCCTAAAACAACGTTTTTTGTTAGAAGCCGAAATCAATGATCCCCAAGTGCGTTACAGTTTACACAAATTTTTACGGCACGTTGTAGGATTAACTATACCTGACCTCAAGCAAAAGGGAGTGTAG
- a CDS encoding isoaspartyl peptidase/L-asparaginase — MQPKLIIHGGASSLDDKGGLNSVRQSLHQIVQTTYDLLLQGGSAVDAVVLGCKQLEDEPRFNAGTGSVLQSDGQVRMSASLMDGGAQRFSGVINVSRTKNPIELAQFLQNESDRVLSDYGAAELLRELKTPIYNPLTDSRLKEWVEERKNDFSRDMARLIADDEAGRGTIGVVALDQEGRIAAGTSTGGKGFERIGRVSDSAMPAGNYATSLAGVSCTGIGEDIINECLAARIVIRVTDGLSLGEAMQRSMVESRENQRDLGVIALDHTGAIAWGKTCDIILAAYHNGTAIGDTLEWHGVGEELSGSC; from the coding sequence ATGCAACCCAAATTAATTATTCACGGCGGCGCTAGTTCTCTGGATGATAAAGGGGGATTAAACAGCGTTCGTCAGTCCCTACACCAGATTGTTCAGACTACCTATGACTTGCTGTTGCAGGGGGGGAGTGCCGTGGATGCGGTGGTGTTAGGGTGTAAACAACTCGAAGATGAACCCCGGTTTAATGCCGGAACCGGATCCGTGTTACAGTCCGATGGTCAAGTGCGCATGAGTGCCTCCTTGATGGACGGTGGGGCCCAGCGTTTTAGTGGGGTGATTAACGTCTCACGGACTAAGAATCCCATTGAGTTGGCGCAGTTTTTACAAAATGAATCAGACCGGGTGTTATCAGATTATGGGGCTGCGGAATTGTTGCGAGAGTTAAAAACCCCCATTTATAACCCCTTAACAGACTCCCGCTTAAAAGAATGGGTAGAAGAACGAAAAAACGATTTCTCGCGGGATATGGCGCGTTTAATCGCCGATGACGAAGCCGGACGGGGAACTATTGGAGTAGTGGCTTTAGACCAAGAGGGACGCATTGCCGCAGGAACTTCAACGGGAGGGAAAGGATTTGAACGCATTGGCCGAGTGAGTGATTCAGCCATGCCTGCGGGGAATTATGCCACCTCCCTAGCGGGGGTCAGTTGTACAGGGATTGGGGAAGATATTATTAACGAGTGTTTGGCGGCAAGGATTGTTATTCGGGTGACAGATGGGTTGTCATTAGGGGAAGCCATGCAGCGTTCTATGGTGGAGTCGCGGGAGAATCAACGGGATTTAGGGGTGATTGCTTTGGATCATACGGGTGCGATCGCCTGGGGAAAAACCTGTGATATCATCCTGGCCGCCTACCACAACGGAACCGCCATTGGCGACACCCTAGAATGGCACGGTGTAGGCGAAGAGTTAAGCGGTTCTTGTTAA
- the era gene encoding GTPase Era, whose amino-acid sequence MENQLPYDEQPIIPTAPPGFKSGFVGIIGRPNVGKSTLMNELVGQKIAITSPVSQTTRNRLRGILSTPETQIIFVDTPGIHKPHHELGKILVQNARLAIESVDVVLFVVDSTVEAGGGDRYIAELLHNIPTPVILGLNKSDQQPSEAAALDESYRHLDVHQRWNFCKFSALTGQNLDSVQSLLVDQLPTGPYYYPPDLVTDQPERFIMGELIREQVLYLTRQEVPHSVAVTIEKVEEAPKITRVYAAINVERKSQKGILIGKGGSMLKAIGTAAREQIQKLISGKVYLEIFVKVQPKWRQSRLHLSEFGYQVEK is encoded by the coding sequence ATGGAAAACCAACTACCTTATGACGAACAGCCGATTATTCCTACTGCACCTCCGGGTTTTAAATCGGGGTTTGTGGGGATTATCGGACGACCCAATGTGGGGAAGTCTACGTTAATGAATGAATTGGTAGGACAAAAAATTGCGATTACTTCTCCGGTGTCCCAAACGACGCGCAACCGTCTGCGGGGGATTCTATCTACTCCCGAAACTCAGATCATTTTTGTGGATACTCCGGGGATTCATAAACCCCACCATGAGTTAGGGAAAATTTTAGTACAGAATGCACGCTTGGCGATTGAATCGGTGGATGTGGTGCTGTTTGTGGTGGATAGCACTGTGGAGGCTGGAGGGGGCGATCGCTACATTGCCGAATTACTCCACAATATCCCTACCCCAGTGATTTTAGGCCTTAACAAATCGGATCAACAACCCTCCGAAGCGGCGGCCTTAGATGAAAGTTATCGTCACCTTGACGTTCATCAACGCTGGAATTTCTGCAAATTTTCTGCTCTCACGGGTCAAAATCTTGACAGTGTACAATCTCTCTTAGTTGACCAATTACCAACAGGCCCCTATTACTATCCCCCAGACTTAGTTACGGATCAACCGGAGCGTTTTATTATGGGTGAATTAATCCGAGAACAGGTTTTATATCTCACTCGTCAAGAAGTCCCCCACTCCGTCGCGGTGACGATTGAAAAGGTGGAAGAAGCCCCCAAAATTACCCGAGTTTATGCGGCGATTAATGTGGAACGAAAATCACAAAAAGGAATTTTAATCGGCAAAGGGGGCAGTATGTTAAAAGCTATTGGTACGGCGGCTCGGGAACAAATTCAAAAGTTAATTTCGGGGAAGGTTTATTTAGAAATCTTTGTCAAGGTTCAACCGAAATGGCGACAGTCTCGGCTTCATTTATCGGAGTTTGGTTATCAAGTGGAAAAATAG